In the genome of Conger conger chromosome 8, fConCon1.1, whole genome shotgun sequence, one region contains:
- the lamb4 gene encoding laminin subunit beta-4 codes for MTSVGTPLFLLLYLVVVVQSQDECDGPSCHPQLGDLMVGRSGQLSATSTCGLDGPQKYCILGHLEDEQKCFTCDSRHPYNRYNNPNSHLIENIITTFDPERKMKWWQSVNGVHQVSIRLDLESLFQFSHLVLTFKSFRPASMLVERSKDNGRTWKLFRYFAEDCRLSFPGISEGPADSVDDVICDSRYSGAEPSTDGEVVLKALDPSFRIDDPYSPEIQDLITMTNLRVNFTRLFTLGDTLLARKRRNPEEKYYYALYEMVVRGSCFCNGHATQCVPVESTRGDVFMEPGMVHGRCVCHHNTAGNNCERCQDFHNDSPWRPAGQTDSVCRRCNCNGHSEQCHFDIAVYLASGEVSGGVCDDCRNNRVGVHCEECSPFFYQDPRLPSDHPSACIPCDCDPEGSISGGLCDPSTGACVCKNNVEGGRCDRCKFGFFGFRPENPDGCQACRCNLLGSVQTPHPCDQVTGACICQRLAIGPLCDQCVPGYWGLGNSAYPCSHCDCDIGGAYNSRCSPVDGQCQCLPNMVGRTCSDPASGYFLAPLDYYIYEAERAAPIERRGSSLVNPTSGPPTFVPPTLVPPPFVRPTLAPSCEDFYRQRGYDFTYRDGKFILIKRNKRRARQRRQSSIPVEPGSALQVIPRQRTGDQPVTWTGPGFVRVQDGAGLRFTVDNLPASLDYALIIRFEPETADNWAAIVKVVLAGSPGDGVCPPPTEKHTVALSGTARTALLDPFACLNHGGQYYVEIVFERRTNIEPQPSSYILIDSMGLIPKIDSMQNFCSDQSLDEFRRYGCIGLGVEVGDPVLPEVCERLISSMSARIHNGAVPCRCNAEGAVSLSCSKLGGRCQCKPNVIGRCCDSCTPQTFGFGPEGCTSCDCHPQGSIASLCDQVSGQCPCRKEVTGRQCDRCLPGHFGFPQCQPCQCNALADHCDPATGVCLGCRDHSTGPNCERCEEGYYGDPVFREPCQPCLCPDLQSSGRFFARSCSKDPDTQQVRCDCNPGHTGPRCDICSPGSYGDLSLPDGKCTPCDCDPQGSVELCDQVSGQCQCRKEVTGQRCDRCLPGHFGFPQCQPCQCNALADHCDPTTGVCLGCRDHSTGPNCERCEEGYSGDPTFRDPCEPCLCPDLQSSERFFARSCSKDPDTEQVRCDCNPGYAGPHCDDCAPGFYGDLTLPENRCTECPCNNNTDPLDRNACDSLTGECLHCLHNTTGLHCQSCKPGYHGDALAQDCKACLCDPRGTEITLCPVGSPCRCDQATGNCTCRTGVIGDLCTECADGFWNFDGVAGCQPCACDPTNSLSNNCNKTTGQCQCLPEYGGRQCDECGENYFGNPDLECISCDCNMEGTARPACDSYTGECICRTGVTGIFCNECAPGYESAFPECAPCHPCSQFWVGNVSDVLQAAQKMRSVFPRPTESKEPDYSPQFKKMKEKLIELSELVNSSSVSTPEIMNMEEMCTHIQMLKDSIDPNVIVIDKTALLNTDIDNIKYEFTKLLDKLIEKLKPIGPKTDPKEVKEALEKIKKYHAKDEEAEKQLKQAKAMLESSKDQRQEAKERLDSCTRKDWTNLEKMIKSLSVSDLNEDICGPPGEAECSEAMCGGALCKDATGARKCGGPACTGSLPVSQNASKTAEKTADILLDLLRKLRDSSAKINQAKQQAEDTKDQAAKLMKKIEDSKEKFEKEKNGTKDLIKRVKDYLNDEMVAPEDIQKLAEAVLAIKFPAPPSAIRAMIENIRNILVNCSELQEDLKNVQDHVKIAQDLLEKAKEVQENAKKIDVGDIKKAIEDAEKAQDKVKRNLEQAKRDKDTIDNKLKEIERKLKNTEISLDPKKIKDLLDATEALKNKTEMNRQQAKEAKAAADTAQADAKDLEKDLKNVTDLFETLKKMGTNQSSNAEVDERLKNITMQAEDLAKEVQDKTKKADDLEKKIEDLLKLKSEKADEVEKLLESAEKLKKEIADMALVYSDC; via the exons GTGTTCATCAAGTCAGTATCCGATTGGATTTGGAATCGCTCTTCCAGTTCAGCCACCTGGTTCTCACATTCAAG AGTTTCCGTCCCGCCTCTATGCTGGTGGAAAGGTCTAAAGACAACGGAAGGACCTGGAAACTATTCCGTTACTTTGCAGAGGATTGTAGGTTGTCCTTTCCTGGAATCTCAGAGGGACCGGCCGACAGCGTGGATGATGTCATCTGTGACAGCCGATACTCAGGGGCAGAGCCTTCCACAGACGGAGAG GTTGTGTTAAAGGCCTTGGATCCCAGCTTCCGGATTGATGACCCCTACAGTCCTGAAATACAAG ACCTCATCACCATGACGAACCTGCGGGTGAACTTCACACGCCTCTTCACCCTGGGTGACACGCTGCTGGCCCGAAAGCGCAGGAACCCTGAGGAGAAGTACTACTACGCCCTGTACGAGATGGTGGTGCGGGGCAGCTGCTTCTGCAATGGCCACGCCACCCAGTGTGTGCCCGTGGAAAGCACCCGTGGAGATGTTTTCATGGAGCCAGGCATG GTCCACGGTCGCTGTGTCTGTCACCACAACACAGCAGGGAATAACTGTGAGCGATGCCAGGACTTTCACAACGACAGCCCCTGGAGACCAGCAGGACAGACAGATTCAGTCTGCAGAA GGTGTAACTGCAATGGCCACTCCGAGCAATGCCATTTTGACATTGCGGTTTACCTGGCCAGTGGAGAGGTCAGCGGGGGTGTCTGCGATGACTGTAGGAACAACCGGGTCGGGGTTCACTGCGAAGAGTGCAGCCCCTTCTTTTACCAAGACCCCCGCCTACCCTCAGATCATCCAAGTGCCTGTATCC CTTGTGACTGTGACCCAGAGGGCTCGATAAGCGGAGGACTGTGTGACCCCAGCACTGGAGCCTGCGTCTGTAAGAACAATGTGGAGGGAGGCAGGTGCGACCGCTGCAAGTTCGGATTTTTCGGATTTAGGCCGGAGAACCCCGATGGCTGCCAGG CCTGCAGGTGTAACCTTCTGGGGAGTGTTCAGACTCCACATCCATGTGATCAAGTGACAGGGGCATGCATTTGTCAACGACTTGCCATAGGACCACTGTGTGACCAGTGCGTG CCTGGGTACTGGGGCCTAGGAAACTCTGCGTACCCCTGCTCACACTGTGACTGTGATATCGGAGGAGCCTACAACAGCAG GTGCAGTCCAGTGGATGGCCAGTGTCAGTGTCTTCCCAACATGGTGGGCCGCACCTGCAGTGACCCCGCCAGCGGATACTTCCTCGCCCCGCTGGACTACTACATATATGAAGCGGAGCGTGCTGCTCCCATTGAACGCCGAGGTTCCTCCTTG GTGAACCCTACTTCTGGGCCGCCCACTTTTGTGCCCCCCACTCTTGTTCCGCCCCCTTTTGTTCGGCCCACTTTGGCACCGAGCTGTGAGGACTTCTACAGACAGAGGGGGTACGACTTCACATACCGCGACGGGAAATTCATCCTCATCAAGAGGAACAAGCGCAGGGCTCGGCAGCGGAGACAG aGCTCCATTCCAGTGGAGCCTGGATCGGCCCTGCAAGTCATTCCCCGACAGCGGACAGGAGACCAACCCGTCACGTGGACCGGACCCGGTTTCGTGCGCGTTCAGGACGGGGCGGGGCTAAGGTTTACTGTCGACAACCTGCCGGCCTCCCTGGACTATGCCTTGATCATCCGCTTTGAGCCCGAG ACTGCAGACAACTGGGCCGCCATCGTGAAAGTCGTCCTCGCAGGATCACCTGGTGATGGGGTCTGTCCCCCCCcgacagagaaacacactgtTGCGCTTTCTGGTACTGCCAG AACCGCACTTCTGGATCCGTTTGCGTGTCTGAACCATGGAGGACAGTACTACGTGGAGATCGTCTTTGAGAGACGCACTAACATCGAGCCACAGCCCAGCTCATACATCCTCATAGACTCG ATGGGACTCATCCCGAAGATCGactccatgcagaacttctGTTCGGACCAGAGCCTGGACGAGTTCCGGCGGTACGGGTGCATTGGACtcggggtggaggtgggggatcCGGTCCTGCCCGAGGTGTGTGAGAGGCTCATCAGCAGCATGTCAGCTCGGATCCACAATGGCGCTGTTC CCTGCAGGTGTAATGCAGAGGGTGCTGTCAGCCTCTCCTGCAGTAAACTTGGCGGACGGTGCCAGTGCAAACCTAATGTGATTGGTCGCTGCTGTGACTCCTGCACACCTCAAACATTTGGGTTCGGACCTGAAGGCTGCACAA GCTGTGACTGCCACCCCCAGGGCTCCATAGCGTCGCTGTGTGACCAGGTGAGCGGCCAGTGTCCATGCCGGAAAGAGGTGACCGGCCGGCAGTGCGATCGGTGTCTGCCTGGGCACTTTGGCTTCCCCCAGTGTCAGCCCTGTCAGTGTAACGCACTGGCAGACCACTGCGACCCCGCCACTGGAGTCTGCCTGGGCTGCAGAGACCACTCCACTGGACCCAACTGTGAGAG GTGTGAGGAGGGTTACTATGGTGACCCTGTGTTCAGGGAGCCGTGCCAGCCCTGCCTGTGCCCCGACCTGCAGTCCAGCGGGCGTTTCTTTGCCCGGTCCTGCAGCAAGGACCCCGACACCCAGCAGGTCCGCTGCGACTGCAACCCAGGACACACAG GACCGCGCTGCGACATCTGTTCCCCTGGCTCTTATGGTGACCTGTCATTACCGGACGGGAAATGCACAC CCTGTGACTGCGACCCCCAGGGCTCCGTAGAGCTGTGTGACCAGGTGAGCGGCCAGTGTCAATGCCGGAAAGAGGTGACCGGCCAGCGGTGCGACCGGTGTCTGCCTGGGCACTTTGGCTTCCCCCAGTGTCAGCCCTGTCAGTGTAACGCACTGGCAGACCACTGTGACCCCACCACTGGAGTCTGCCTGGGCTGCAGAGACCACTCCACTGGACCCAACTGTGAGAG GTGCGAGGAGGGTTACTCTGGCGACCCCACATTCAGGGATCCGTGTGAGCCCTGTCTGTGCCCGGACTTACAGTCCAGCGAGCGTTTCTTCGCCCGGTCCTGCAGCAAGGACCCCGACACCGAGCAGGTCCGCTGCGACTGCAACCCAGGATACGCAG GTCCACACTGTGATGACTGTGCCCCTGGTTTCTACGGTGACCTAACATTGCCAGAAAACCGCTGTACTGAGTGTCCCTGCAACAACAACACCGACCCCCTGGACAGGAACGCCTGTGACTCCTTGACGGGCGAGTGCCTCCACTGCCTGCACAACACCACTGGACTCCACTGTCAGAGCTGCAAGCCAGGTTACCATGGTGATGCATTGGCCCAGGACTGCAaag CATGCTTGTGTGATCCCCGGGGGACAGAGATCACCCTCTGTCCAGTGGGAAGCCCCTGTCGGTGTGACCAGGCGACAGGAAATTGCACCTGCCGTACAGGGGTGATTGGCGACCTTTGTACCGAGTGCGCTGACGGATTCTGGAACTTTGATGGAGTGGCCGGATGCCAGCCTTGTGCCTGTGACCCCACCAACTCCCTCAGTAACAACTGCAACAAG ACCACAGGACAGTGTCAATGTCTTCCCGAATATGGGGGAAGACAGTGTGATGAGTGCGGAGAGAATTACTTTGGGAATCCTGACCTCGAGTGCATAT CCTGCGACTGCAACATGGAGGGCACAGCACGTCCCGCGTGTGACTCTTACACGGGCGAGTGTATATGCCGCACCGGGGTGACGGGGATCTTCTGCAACGAGTGCGCTCCGGGATACGAGTCCGCCTTCCCCGAGTGTGCCCCTTGCCACCCCTGCTCACAGTTCTGGGTCGGGAACGTCTCGGACGTGCTCCAGGCGGCGCAGAAGATGCGATCGGTTTTTCCTCGCCCTACCGAGAGCAAAGAGCCCGATTACAGTCCGCAGTTCAAAAAGATGAAGGAGAAACTCATCGAGCTGTCGGAATTGGTCAACAGCTCCAGTGTCTCCACTCCTGAGATAATGAACATGGAGgagatgtgcacacacataca gatGTTAAAAGACTCAATCGATCCCAATGTGATCGTAATCGATAAGACGGCACTCCTGAATACTGATATTGATAATATCAAATATGAATTCACAAAACTGCTGGATAAATTGATTGAAAAATTAAAACCAATCGGCCCCAAAACGGATCCAAAAGAGGTGAAGG AGGCCCTGGAGAAGATCAAGAAATACCATGCAAAGGACGAGGAGGCGGAGAAACAGCTGAAACAGGCCAAGGCCATGCTGGAGTCCTCCAAGGATCAGCGGCAGGAGGCCAAAGAGAGACTGGACAGCTGTACCAGAAAAGACTGGACCAACCTGGAGAAGATGATCAAGTCCCTGAGTGTGTCCGACCTCAATGAGGAT ATCTGTGGGCCACCGGGTGAGGCTGAATGCTCAGAGGCAATGTGCGGGGGTGCACTGTGTAAGGATGCCACAGGGGCTCGGAAGTGTGGGGGTCCTGCCTGCACGGGCAGCCTTCCTGTGAGCCAGAACGCCTCAAAAACGGCAGAAAAGACGGCAGACATCCTCCTAGACCTTCTTCGCAAGCTGCGTGACTCCAGCGCTAAG ATCAATCAGGCTAAACAGCAGGCAGAGGACACCAAAGACCAGGCAGCGAAACTGATGAAGAAGATTGAAGACAGCAAGGAGAAGtttgaaaaggaaaagaatGGCACCAAGGATCTCATAAAACGTGTCAAGGACTACCTCAACG ATGAGATGGTGGCTCCTGAGGACATTCAGAAACTCGCCGAGGCTGTCCTTGCAATCAAGTTTCCGGCGCCTCCTAGTGCAATTCGGGCCATGATTGAGAATATCCGGAACATCCTGGTCAACTGTAGCGAACTGCAGGAGGACCTAAAGAATGTGCAGGACCATGTCAAGATTGCCCAGGATCTGTTGGAGAAAGCCAAGGAGGTCCA GGAAAACGCTAAGAAAATTGATGTCGGCGACATAAAGAAAGCAATAGAAGATGCAGAAAAGGCACAGGACAAGGTTAAGAGAAATCTGGAGCAGGCAAAACGTGACAAGGACACCATTGACAACAAACTGAAAGAG ATTGAAAGGAAGCTGAAGAACACAGAGATCAGTTTGGACCCCAAGAAGATTAAAGACCTGCTGGATGCAACTGAGGCCCTGAAGAATAAGACGGAGATGAACAGACAGCAAGCAAAGGAGGCAAAGGCTGCAGCTGATACCGCTCAGGCCGATGCCAAAGACCTTGAGAAG GACCTCAAGAATGTGACTGATCTCTTTGAAACCTTGAAGAAAATGGGAACAAATCAGAGTTCCAATGCTGAGGTCGATGAGAGAttgaaaaacattacaatgcaagCAGAGGACCTTGCAAAGGAAGTTCAAGACAAAACTAAAAAAGCTGATG acttggaaaaaaaaattgaagaCCTTCTGAAACTAAAGTCGGAAAAAGCAGACGAAGTTGAAAAACTGTTGGAGTCAGCCGAGAAACTCAAGAAAGAAATTGCAGATATGGCTTTGGTCTACAGCGACTGCTAG